From one Brachypodium distachyon strain Bd21 chromosome 4, Brachypodium_distachyon_v3.0, whole genome shotgun sequence genomic stretch:
- the LOC100822803 gene encoding L-type lectin-domain containing receptor kinase IX.1: MDSTVLLLFFLVFSLPHETFSADDDGRCNRECGDRKVPYPFGFSSGCPIPLSCDGASSTPMLFPLPRGNDTTSTAATTLCSVVSFNSSASTVVVSLQSSCDRTVQEARAALSGPNYGVSARTGLFLRGGGGECRAPRNASACSVPAGVMTRLLRTAQCGIGNDTSAAAASMACVASAAQNATAETFLDWGKAEKTKCDGVLTSAVYMDAEDQGAGGSLEFGVAELGWWLNGTCAAAGRCAANATCTDVRTPGGTAGHRCACEAGLDGDGFFARDGCYVPPSVSISPRRILLPAASLSVIVFLVSITIVACFLLRCRKMRNARKTVRRLSREATVYHDELGDNELDQGTTGPRRFSYHELAAATNKFCDDGVLGKGGFGSVYRGFHGGMNRELAVKRVSETSRQGWKEFVSEVRIISRLRHRNLVQLIGWCHGDDELLLVYDLMHNGSLDTHLYATDSVLAWSVRYEIVLGLGSALLYLHEDTEQRVVHRDIKPSNIMLDALFTAKLGDFGLARLINDGRRSHTTGIAGTMGYIDLECVLAGRTSVESDVYSFGVVLLEITSGRRPAVVTRDEEVVHLVQWVWDFYGGGAILDTADKRLSRGGIEGREMERVMIVGLWCAHPDRSLRPSIRQAMNVLRCEAPLPSLPARMPVATYGPPTNSLGSRTMVMSSVGGR; encoded by the exons ATGGACAGtaccgtcctcctcctcttcttcctcgttttCTCGCTGCCCCATGAAACCTTCTCTGCCGATGACGACGGCCGGTGCAACCGCGAGTGCGGCGACAGGAAGGTCCCTTACCCTTTCGGGTTCTCCTCCGGCTGCCCGATCCCGCTCTCCTGCGACGGCGCCAGCAGCACCCCGATGCTGTTCCCCCTTCCCAGAGGAAACGACACGACGtcaacggcggcgacgacccTATGCAGCGTCGTCTCCTTCaactcctccgcctccaccgtcgtcgtctccctccAGTCGTCCTGCGACCGCACCGTCCAGGAAGCCAGGGCCGCGCTCTCCGGCCCCAACTACGGCGTGTCCGCCCGCACGGGGCTCTTCCTccgcgggggcgggggcgagTGCCGCGCGCCGCGCAACGCCTCCGCCTGCAGCGTGCCCGCCGGGGTCATGACCAGGCTCCTCCGCACAGCGCAGTGCGGCATAGGCAACGAcacgtccgccgccgccgccagcatgGCGTGCGTCGCTTCCGCCGCGCAGAACGCCACGGCGGAGACGTTCCTGGACTGGGGGAAGGCGGAGAAGACCAAGTGTGACGGCGTGCTGACGTCAGCGGTCTACATGGACGCGGAGGATCAGGGGGCCGGGGGCTCGCTGGAGTTCGGCGTGGCGGAGCTGGGATGGTGGCTCAACGGCacgtgcgccgccgcggggcgTTGCGCGGCGAACGCGACGTGCACCGACGTGCGGACGCCGGGCGGGACGGCGGGTCACCGGTGCGCGTGCGAGGCGGGGTTGGACGGCGACGGCTTCTTCGCCCGCGACGGATGCTACGTACCTCCGAG TGTCTCAATATCGCCCCGGCGGATCCTCCTGCCGGCGGCCAGCCTGTCTGTCATCGTTTTCCTGGTTTCTATCACCATCGTGGCTTGCTTCCTCTTGCGCTGTCGGAAAATGCGCAATGCTAGGAAGACGGTGAGACGACTATCAAGAGAGGCGACCGTATACCACGACGAACTAGGGGATAATGAGCTCGACCAAGGAACCACCGGCCCTCGGCGATTTTCCTACCATGAACTTGCTGCCGCTACCAACAAATTCTGCGACGACGGGGTGCTTGGTAAAGGAGGCTTCGGGTCCGTGTACCGAGGATTCCACGGTGGCATGAACCGTGAATTGGCTGTCAAGAGGGTGTCCGAGACCTCTCGACAGGGCTGGAAAGAGTTTGTCTCAGAAGTGAGGATCATCAGCCGGCTCAGGCACCGAAACCTTGTGCAACTCATTGGTTGGTGTCATGGCGACGACGAGTTGCTCCTTGTATACGATCTGATGCACAATGGCAGCCTCGACACCCATCTGTACGCAACAGATAGCGTGTTGGCATGGTCTGTAAG GTATGAGATAGTGCTCGGTCTAGGTTCCGCGCTCCTGTATCTGCACGAAGACACAGAGCAGCGTGTGGTGCATAGGGACATCAAGCCAAGCAACATCATGTTGGATGCCTTGTTCACTGCCAAGCTCGGCGACTTCGGGCTCGCCAGGCTCATCAACGACGGTCGAAGGTCACACACAACAGGCATAGCTGGCACGATGGGGTATATTGACCTGGAGTGCGTGCTCGCTGGCAGGACAAGCGTCGAGTCAGATGTCTACAGCTTCGGTGTTGTCCTCCTCGAGATCACCAGTGGCCGCCGTCCCGCGGTAGTTACTAGAGACGAGGAGGTCGTCCACTTGGTGCAGTGGGTATGGGATTTTTACGGCGGAGGAGCGATCCTTGACACCGCCGACAAGCGCCTGAGCCGCGGCGGTATTGAAGGTCGGGAGATGGAACGTGTGATGATCGTTGGACTCTGGTGCGCGCACCCCGATCGCAGCCTACGGCCCTCCATCAGGCAAGCCATGAACGTGCTACGGTGTGAAGCGCCATTGCCAAGCCTCCCGGCGAGGATGCCAGTTGCAACCTACGGGCCACCAACTAATTCTTTGGGTTCTCGAACAATGGTCATGAGCAGTGTTGGCGGCCGATGA
- the LOC104584357 gene encoding LOW QUALITY PROTEIN: L-type lectin-domain containing receptor kinase IX.1 (The sequence of the model RefSeq protein was modified relative to this genomic sequence to represent the inferred CDS: inserted 1 base in 1 codon), giving the protein MVPPPPRLLLLLHLALVAMHCSGLENRYSSRNYRRKRNEWLGARVAYDDVQDGGGETTLRPSVISCSTAGNYTDGSQYHVNLYNLLSAIPRAAAKNGGFFNGTFGEGGDKVFGLIMCYAGKYDHDFNTECLDCLNRAPEGTMQLCQHSRKVRALYNACTVRYSDEPFFSVADITIAYHVKRTPDQSGNIRTVLAGQVVDIVGMRRTRLELIRGLTPRAAQATERTAGGTTQFIDGQQMQADVQCTRDLPASECMRCLSYYTDQLPRLFPNNSRGVIKGYSCYLSYIIVVDKPYTIELGSPLWKQEREWEWEREREMASSERRKQRRTVLIIAGVVAGTVALVLCLVGMLVCFLLYRRQRQKATATRSELEQPLKDTAYFRGKSVDEDELEQGTGPRRFSYDELVLATDGFSDGNKLGEGGFGSVYRGFLADVNLHIAVKQVSKSSRQGWKEFVSEVRIISRLRHRNLVQLLGWFHSGDDDLLLVYELMPNGSLDGHLHKPGHLLPWPARYEVMLGLGSVLLYLHEETEQRVVHRDIKPSNVMLDASFNAKLGDFGLARLIVGDGRGSCTTGAAGTLGYMDPKCVFEATASVESDVYSFGVVLLEIACGRRPAVDDGDGAVIHLVQWAWKSYGGGAILEAADAQLDGEFDGQEMERVLVVGLWCSHPDRSMRPSIRHAVGVLRFEAPLPXLPQKMPIATYVLAEDSFGSVGGSSDAGTTHSAARVKFD; this is encoded by the exons ATGGTTCCACCTCCCCCACGCCTTCTCCTTCTGCTACACCTGGCCCTCGTCGCCATGCACTGCTCCGGTCTTGAAAACCGGTATAGTTCTAGGAACTATCGACG AAAAAGGAATGAATGGCTTGGCGCACGTGTTGCTTACGACGACGTCCAGGATGGCGGAGGCGAGACCACCCTGCGGCCATCGGTGATCTCGTGCTCAACGGCCGGCAACTACACCGACGGCAGCCAGTACCACGTGAACCTCTACAACCTCCTGTCGGCCATCCCCAGGGCCGCTGCCAAGAACGGCGGCTTCTTCAACGGCACCTTCGGTGAGGGCGGCGACAAGGTCTTCGGCCTCATCATGTGCTATGCCGGCAAATACGACCACGACTTTAACACCGAGTGCCTGGACTGCCTCAACCGCGCACCCGAGGGGACCATGCAGTTGTGCCAGCACAGCCGGAAAGTTCGCGCCCTCTACAACGCCTGCACTGTCCGGTACTCCGAcgagcccttcttctccgtTGCAGACATCACCATAGCATACCACGTGAAACGAACCCCTGACCAATCTGGGAATATTCGAACCGTACTAGCTGGGCAAGTAGTCGACATTGTCGGCATGAGACGAACGAGGTTAGAGCTGATTCGTGGGCTCACGCCAAGGGCCGCCCAAGCGACCGAGCGGACCGCCGGAGGCACAACACAGTTCATTGACGGACAACAGATGCAGGCGGACGTACAGTGCACAAGGGACCTGCCGGCGAGCGAGTGCATGCGTTGCCTCTCCTACTACACCGATCAGCTGCCACGATTGTTTCCGAACAACAGCCGTGGCGTCATCAAGGGTTACAGCTGCTACCTGAGTTacatcatcgtcgtcgacaAGCCATATACAATTGAACTGGGGTCGCCTCTGTGGAAGCAGGAGCGGGAGTGGGAGTgggagcgggagcgggagATGGCATCCTCAGAGCGCAGAAAACAAAGACGAACTGTGCTTATCATTGCTGGGGTTGTCGCCGGCACCGTGGCGCTCGTGCTTTGTCTGGTCGGCATGTTGGTTTGCTTCCTGTTGTACCGGCGTCAAAGACAGAAGGCCACAGCCACGAGATCAGAGCTGGAACAACCGCTGAAAGACACTGCCTACTTCCGTGGCAAAAGCGTCGATGAAGACGAGCTCGAGCAAGGGACTGGGCCCCGAAGATTCAGTTACGATGAGCTCGTCCTTGCCACCGATGGCTTCTCCGATGGGAATAAGCTGGGAGAAGGAGGCTTCGGGTCAGTATACCGAGGTTTCCTCGCCGACGTGAACCTTCACATCGCCGTGAAGCAAGTGTCCAAGAGCTCCCGCCAGGGGTGGAAGGAGTTCGTCTCCGAGGTGAGGATCATCAGCCGGCTCCGGCACCGGAACCTTGTGCAGCTTCTTGGGTGGTTCCATAGCGGAGATGATGACCTCCTGCTCGTATACGAGCTGATGCCCAACGGCAGCCTCGATGGCCACCTCCACAAGCCAGGCCACCTgctgccatggccggcgaggtACGAGGTCATGCTCGGGCTCGGCTCCGTGTTGTTATATCTGCACGAGGAGACAGAGCAACGCGTGGTGCACAGGGACATCAAGCCTAGCAATGTGATGCTGGACGCGTCCTTCAATGCCAAGCTAGGCGACTTCGGGCTCGCAAGGCTCATCGTTGGTGACGGTCGAGGCTCATGCACGACTGGCGCGGCCGGGACGCTTGGGTACATGGACCCGAAGTGCGTGTTTGAGGCCACGGCCAGTGTCGAGTccgacgtgtacagcttcggtGTCGTGCTGCTCGAGATCGCCTGCGGCAGACGTCCGGCGGTCGACGATGGTGATGGAGCTGTCATCCACCTGGTGCAGTGGGCCTGGAAGTCTTATGGTGGAGGAGCCATCCTAGAGGCGGCTGATGCCCAGTTGGACGGGGAGTTTGATGGGCAAGAGATGGAGCGTGTGCTGGTGGTGGGGCTCTGGTGCAGTCACCCTGACCGCAGCATGAGGCCATCGATCAGGCATGCTGTTGGTGTGCTGCGGTTTGAGGCGCCGCTGC ATCTCCCACAGAAGATGCCCATCGCGACATATGTGCTGGCTGAGGATTCTTTCGGTTCTGTGGGGGGCAGTAGTGATGCTGGAACGACTCATTCCGCAGCTCGAGTCAAATTTGATTAG